Genomic DNA from Coffea arabica cultivar ET-39 chromosome 7e, Coffea Arabica ET-39 HiFi, whole genome shotgun sequence:
TGAGTACTTGCAGAAAATccgaaaacacaaaaaataggTAATTGAACATTCAACAGTGTGCTTAATATTTTAGGGAATGGGAAAAAAGAGACagcttggttttttttttttccttataattaAAGCTTGTCGGTTAATGAGTATTGGATGACAACTTAATTAATTAGGGTCATTTCTCTTTACCAAATCATGCTAAAAAATTTTCTGTTAAATTATTATTTGAATTGAGGGATTATTCTTATGTTTTCAATCCTAAAAAGCAAAAgtcaaatcaaaatttgtaTTGTCATTTGAATGCATAGTTATTGAACCAATTCGATAAGGAACTTGGTAGAGGGATCGAGTCTGTTCAACAATTGAATCATTGATTGGACTGGTGGATactaatttaatatttataaatacaaAATAGTAATTTTAATATACGTAAAATGTCTTATTAAGTGCTTTTAGATACTAATTATTGtacttaaaaaatatatatataatgaacatataaatattaatagaagatttaatttcattttattgtacttttacataaataaataatgtagtcaaatataaaataaaattgcatcacttgttttcaaagatatagcctcttttttacttttttattttttgtttaaaaataaaACAGTTTTTTTACTACTCAAATATTGTCCATTTGAAAGTTAAAAGGATtaattgtataataaaaaagtaaacaaatttatttaaaaaatatatatttatcaaataaaaactGTGCAAGTGGTAAACCCTTGTGCACATTTAAATGAAGATATAATGTACAAAACCTGATAACAGCATATATACATTTTGTTTAAGAAATAAAGATCCACAattgttgtaaaaaaaaaaagatgggtcAACTGAAAAACCGGATAGATTCTCAGTTGAATCAACGGATCAAACAGATTTGAACGGATCAATTGCTTGTTCGGTCAAAATAGAGACTCGATCTGACTTGATACCTAGGTCATCGGGCCGATCAATTCAACCGTCAAGTCGAGCCgaatttaataactatgcttaAATATCATAAGTTACATAAAATTTTTCGAGAGATCCAAGACCTCTAATGTTATAGGGTCAATTGACCGGTGCGGTAAGTGGCCAAGATCGAGCTAATGAGGTCCGGCTTGATCTAGGTTACtccttttattttgaaatgAGCAGTTCAGATCAAGTCCCATTAGCCCGATCTTGACTCACTCATGTACTTCGAGAAATGCATTCTATCTAATTAAATTTGATCATTTGCGTTTGGAAAGTGACTATTATACATACAAATAATTAATTACAACACGCCAaattgatttggtgtcgtttatGGCATCTGTCAGTGAAAATTTGCTTTCTCCCTATCCGGGGCAGCAGCCTCAGTTGCAGATGAATGCAAAGGCTGGTGTTCTAAAAGATGATTCCATGAATGCAAAGGCTGCTGTTCTCCATATCCGGGGCAGTAGCCTCAGTAAGCACCGAAATATACCCCCGGTTTCCTTTCATTTCTCTGGTCTGCAGCGACGTCTAAAGCTATCAAGTTTAAACCCTGTTTTTTCCACTTTATCTTCAGGTTTAAAACGTATGTTGCCCCCTCAGTTCTTCACCAAATGAAACCTTTCGAAAGCAGACAGAAACTGGAGTACCTTGGCATCTCGCTTCATATAAGCTATCATTAGCTCCTAGTCCTGTAGCTTGCTATTAGGTCGTTTCCTTTCGAGGACTTGAAGCAAATGTGTCATGACCATGTTTCTATTATGCTTCATGAAAGTTTCATTGGAGCTATGATAGTTCCATTACTATTATGCTTGAGCGAGTCAAACAGCATAATTGCCAGCTGCCCAGTTCACTTCTTTGATATGAACTTCAAACCTTTATGTACTTTTCTATTCCAAAAAAGGGAAACACATATTAGAGGAAAACGTTGccaattggaaaattttttactcTCTTTTTGTGTAACTACATAGTCACCAACTGGTATAGCAAATTGAGGATGATATTCAAGGACCATAGAACTTTGTATGAAGATACATGCAAGGAtatcgcaacggatcttctgtctcatATTCTGTGCTACTCTCTGTCccgttttttattatattactatttctcctacataaatatcatgttttagttcttttttattttcttaagatccaataattattaattttgtGTAGGAGACTATAAAAcgggacagagagtggcacagagTATGAGACAGAAGATCCATTGCGCTAAGATATGACCTAGTAATAACAAAAGATATGGAAGTTAAGGTGCAATACGTGCTGTCATTTCTTAGCAAGACATTCAAGGTGGCAGTTAGGACAAGGCTAAGGTTATTAAAGCAACCTGTTTGAATCCAGAAACAGATTAAAATCAGATTTTCTCGCATTAAACACATATCAAGGAACAGCAGCAAGCTGTAAAATTACAACTGCCTGTGCTTTTGCCGAAAATTGCACGAAGGTCCATCAGCAACTGAAAAGCTTCTACGAGTAGCTATCTGATAACAATTGGACAGCAGTGAAAATTTCCTTTAGAAAGGCTACTGATAAACTCATTCTTATACAATGATCACAACCAGAAACACATGCCAGTTAATTTAGCTTGTTAACATTTTCAACATTTGAGTAGTTGCagaaaatccaaacacaacAAATTGGTAAGTCAACATCCAACAATGTGCAAAGAAACTTACTCCGGTGGCTAAGTAGCATGTCAGGCTTATTTTAAGCCAGCTTACCCTATATCTTGGCCAACGAAGCAAGCCAtaagaaggaaaggaaaatgcaggAGTCAACAAGTCAAATGCTTAAATTGTAGAGAAATAATGTAGAGATCCTGACTCTCTTCATTTGGGAAAAAGAGTATCAGTTGTAGTTAAATCTCAGAATATTTTTGCTGTCCAAAAACACTTTAGTAATCACTTTCATACAGTTGCATGCTTGTCaaccagaaaaggaaaaagatatcATCATCAACTCACGAGTTGCAGTTTGCAAGTTGTAAGGTACAAGGTCTTTCATCGAGATCTACGCCAAATAGAAAGCAAAGCATTCCAATTGGCAGACGAAGTGTTTGCAATGATAAAAAGCAAAGTGATCCATTGTAGAAACGTCTCATGAAAGATAGTTTTCTTTGGTAAATGAAGGTTTCTGTTAACACACAAACTAAAAAGATGAGCAACAAAACTATGAAACGATCTGAAAAGTGCTAAAGTCAACTCAAAAGGGAAGGAGTAAAAGAAGgagaccaagaaaaaaaaaatcaggaatTGATGAGCATGCCAATATTAATCTGTGAAGTAATGTATGTTGATTGAGTATTTCATTTTCTCTTAGTTACAATTGATCTTCTACAATAAATTTATATGGTTACATAAGCATTCATTCACAAACAGCATTTATTTCTTCCTAGTACAATATTAGAAAAGCACTAGTAAAATGAATATTAATAGCCAATGCAACATTTCGCTGTAAATTCATGTCCCCATTGTTCATCTCAGAGATAGTTGCAGAGAAGCATGCAGAAGGTGTAGGAAGTTTAGCTGATGTTATTGGTGGCATAGCGGTCACTTTGGAGGCTGAAAAGTGAGTAGTATGCTCCATTTGGACCTTTAGCCATCAGAGAAGAATGAGTCCCTTTCTCTACTACTTTACCTTTGTCCAAAACCGCTATTATATCACAGCACTGGATTGTACTTAGCCTATGCGCTACAACCACACTAGTCCTTCCCACCACCACTCCCTCAAGTGCACCCTGTAGGAGCTTTCCTGATTGACTATCAAGTGCACTTGTTGCTTCATCCAACAATAATATTGCTGGATTTTTAAGTATAGCAACAATGGCAATACGCTGCTTCTGACCACCAGATAGCTGCAATCCCCTGTCCCCGCACCATGTATCATATCCGTCCTGCAATGCTGCAACGAAGTCCTGAGCATTGGCAGCCTTAGAAGCCACAATGATCTCTGACTCGTTTACATCCTCTGATGCACAATATGCTAGATTTTGGCGTATGGTGCCTTCAAATAATGGGGGCTCCTGGCTAACGAGTGCTATGTGTCGTCTTGAAGATCTTAAGTGATAAGATTTTATATCTtgaccatcaatcatcacagtTCCTCCAAGTGGACTATAGAACCTCTCAATTAAGCTGATTATGGTTGACTTTCCTGAGCCACTTTGTCCAACCACTGCTGTTGACTTTCCTGACTCAAATGTGAGTGAGAATCCTTTGAAAATGATGACGTCCTGCCTGGCAGGATATGCGAAATCAACATCTGTTAGTGGGGCTTTAGTCCCACATTGCTAATAGTAAAGAAATTCTTTACTTTGCTACCTATAAATATAGGGGTCTATGACCCAAAAAAACTAATAGTCCATATAATGCTCTCTTGCTTTAGTCTCACATTGCTAATAGTAAAGAAAATTCTTTCCTTTGCTACCTATAAATATATATAGGGGTCCTATGATAGGATTAAATGCACCACTCAAGAGATCATTATATGGACTATTAGTTTCTTGGGTCATAGGACCCCTATATTTATAGGtagcaaaggaaaaaatttcCTTTGCTATTAACGACGTGGGACTAAAGCCCAAGaaactaatagcccatataatactctcttgagtggtgcatTTAATCCTATCATACGATCCCTATATTTATAGGTAGCAAAGGAAAGAATTCCTTTGCTATTAGCGATGTGGGACTAAAGCCACACTAACAACATCTTGCAATTCAACATGGCCTATGATCTTTTCAGGCATGTGGCCTTTTCGGTCTTCAAGATCAATTTGGGAGTACCGGTCCTGAATTGCAAATACAGACCTAACTGCATCTAAACCTGCAGCTAGATCACTAGTCATTGTTCCTGCATTAGCAATGCAACGACCAGTGCTTATCAGCATCAAAAGAGTTTGGAAAAGTGCTTTTGCTCCTAGACAGCCATCGGCAATGAGTTTACCCCCGTACCAAGAATCAAGGGCCCACGTTAATGTCAACAAACTAGAGGATACCCCAAGCACAATACCAGCAAACCATGATTGGCGAATACTTTCTTGTCGTGGTCCTTCTTGTGCTTTTTCGAGCATATGGAGAATTCGGGCTTGGCAGCTGAAGGCTGTGACAGTTCGAATATTGGTGACAGCTTCTGCTGCAAGCTTACTACTTTCTTCGTGAGCTTTAATGGACTTTTTTGACATGATTTTCAGGAGAGCAAACATACCATAATAGCAAATAATGAGAAGGGGTTGAGTGGCTAGTATCACCAACGCAAGCCTCCATGCAATAACAAGGCCCAAGGTGCATGCAATGGCCATTGCCGAAAAAGCATTGATGAGTAGCCCCATGCGATCACCCACTAATGAGTAATGACCGCACCTGTGCATGCCAAGTAAACGTCACTTAGATACTAGAGTTCAGCTACAGGATGTGCATTTTTTCCAACAGGTAGTGCAACAAAGTTGTTCTTTTCAATGTATGTTCTAACTTGTATCTTAAAATGAGTCATTTCTTAATGATTAGTTCAAAGAGAGCTACAGGGTAACATGTTCCAAGTATACAGATTTGCACAGTTTCCATTCAAGCCTGGATTGGTTCAAGCCTGTAGCACCAGActaataggattttttttttcctttttggttggACATCTCTAGGATAGTTCAGAAAATTGTTTTCCATAGTGAACCTTGGTTCTGTTCAGCACTATATGGTCATGAGGACAATAAGACCAGCATAGTGATAATTAGCCTGTTTTACCGGCAAATCATCTAAAAGTGAGCATTGAAGGCTCACTGTCTTCATGAAGTCCTCCAAAATAAATCTAGTAAATTATGGATTTCAATAGATATTAGGATAACTGgttttaaataaaaatacatGTTTCATTTTGAACAGGCGAAATGGATCCTTAAATTAACTAGACCAATAGTCGAAAGTTTCAAACATAGACTTGGTTGTAACAAATCTAAACTGGTGTATCATGTAATCAGAGCCAACACTGAGTAAGCCATTGTTACAAGATTAGATTCAATACTCAAAGCTGCATTAAATGATGTTTCCTGGGGAAGAATCCTACTTACCACATTGGCTAGTCTGGAGCAAACAACACCAGTTGTGTTCTCATCCTGATCAAACCACCCAATTTCAAAGCTGAGCATCTTGGCAACCATCATTTCTCGGATTCTCTTGGTCAAGTGCTCCCCCATTGATGCAAAATTATAATGCTGGCATATGTTTATAAACACTGAGAACAATGCAAGCCCCACAAAGCACAAGGCATATACTTCTGTCTTCTGCTTGATCTCTTTATGATCCGTCAAGAAATACACTGATATCATCGACCCCATGGCACATGCATAAGATGGTTGAATTGCACAAAATAACATAGCACTTACACATCCCGCTGTTGCCTGCCTCCATTCAGGAACATTAATTGCCAGTAGTCTTCTGAATGAGGGTACTGAAAAAACTTGATCACTAGAACTTGTTCCATTGTCTGCTCTATGGCTTAGACAATTCATTAGACAATCTAACATTATTATGcatttgattttaaaaaaattgacatATTATTAATTAGCTTAGATGATTTTATTCTCCATTATGAATGTTAGACTTGGGTTTTATTCCACCAATCAGGATTGAAAATTGCGATTTAATCCCTGTTTACTTCCTCTACAGCTACGCACAGTTTTGGAACAGAGGGACGACTAAGATGAATCAAGCTTAATAAAGAAAGATGCAAACTAAAATACACTTAGCTGATTAgccaatacttttttttttcttagagagagagagagagagagaggaataGCTGTAGCACTTAGCAGTCTTGTGCAATGTTAATTGGAATTTTATTGTCTGAATTTCTATCTAAATAGTGTATAAATTACAAAGTTTGTAtgctaattaaaattaaatttacaaaaaaacaaaaaaaaaaggtgagagAAAAGCTTAATTGAAATTACATGTGGTCTCCTGTCCTGTCTTCTCCTTTATGATTTTAACTCCataatttattatttaaaaaatggcCTGATATCTCTGCAGTTAGTAGTAGAGTTTAATTGATCATTATCTGCAGTTAGTAGTAGAGTTTAACTGATCATTATTTTGTTCAATCTTTGCAGACCATTCATTCTccagattctttttttttaaaaaaaattagtttctGCAGGAAATACAATAATATACAACATGAATTGCATTATCTATGATATATTTATCAGTCTATGCAGCTGCAATTAACAAGAGTAGAAGTATTTAACAGCAAATTATTGTTATATATGGTAATCAAAATCTCTATACTGACCACCTTCACAAGATGATGCAagtggttttctcaaaattcaaacCCCACCCACCCCCCAAAAAAGAATTTCTGATTcaagaaatgaagaacaaaGCAGGAGATTCTGAGAAAGTGAACGCATAAAACGATAAGCAACATGCAGATAACAATAATGATATCTTTTTCCTTGTCAAAGATGCCGCATGAGTTCTTGAGTGCAGAAATGGAGAATAATCAGTTATTATGGTAAATTATTCAGTGCCACAATAGATAACCAATAATATGATATAGAAATAAACCATCAAACCGATTTCAAAGTATAAATTCTTTACAAAATTGGtggtatttttaaatttttttggcaATCAATTGAACCTTCATATGAGTTGGCAAAAAAAGTGCATGTATTGCTTGAGTTTGCTACATATTCTCTGATATGACTATGTTTATACATCAAATTTGAATGATTAACCAACAACTAATCAAACAAAATttagttttgatttttctttgttattttttctcacatatatatttatatacacacacactcGTACAAGTTAGGAGAGCGGAGAAATGGACTATAACAAAGCTAGGAATATTAGTCGTACATTTGTACAATGGTAGTACATTGCCGTAAGAAAAGTGTATAGTTagagttttttaaaaataaatcttGTGAGTTAATGATTATTGGATAACAACTTATATTTAATTATCTTGGTACCAAAAGCTgctaaaaaatattcttttaaataatttgttcaaattgaaagatttttcttaaatcccaAAAAGTAAATATCTGATCGAGAGTTACGAAGTCAGCTTTTCCAATTGGAAAAAAACAatctaaaaaaaaggaaaaagacagATAAAATAACTTTTATCCCTTTCTTTTTGAACATGGATTCAAGCTCTTCCTTTTCACGAATTTCCCCTAAATAATTTGTATCCCCTTCTTTTTTAGAGCATGGCAGCAAaagatttgaaagtaaaattcaGCATTTCCCTTTAAACGTTCTACCTGGGCAAAGTTCTTTTAAcgtgtttatctaaaattttactataaacaATAGTTGTTCTATAAAAAAAGGTTGGTATTTGTGCAAAACACACTATTTTTATAAAACACCCTTTCCCTTATCCCCCTCTACTCGCTATCCATCACTGGCAACCTCTATCATTCACCACCATTACCTACTTCTGTCACTAGTACCCTACTTAATGTATTATTTTTTCtgggtgtttttaaaaaatttgtggtGTTGTAGAGTGTTAAGATGGATGATGTTTAaacaaactttatttttctaaaatgagTCAAAAATATATGCCATCCAAACAGACCATCCAAATAGTGAATATATTCAAGAACCCACAAAAAGTGATGGAGAAAAAGTGTAGTTATAAAAACCTGAAGAGTAGTACCCAAGTTGAACTCATCATCACCTTGTAAAATGAGACGgatatgtgatttttttttttttttgtttatttgtaaGTTGGACTCATCATCACCTTCATATTCCTTGATTATTTAGCGTCATATACATCACCTTGATGATTCGCATCAAAATTtgtcacctttttttttcagcATTACTGAGATCAGATAATATTGAAGATGCGATCCAAGCATACAGGTCAGTTTTGGAAGTGTGCTAACTGCTAAGTATGATGTTCATATATTGGTTGACATTCTACTTGGATAAAAAACTTTCAACATTACCTCTACACAGTTACTATTGAAAAAGTCAAATATCAATTTTTCtcaatattttatttatattataacacatttttcaatcattttttttatttttctaatcacctttttatctcatatacattgtataaaaaatatttatactaCAATAATGATTTCAAATAATCGCCTATCTAAGCATAATACTTAGATGATAACCATGAATATAACCATGGTCTACAAAGATGTTAGTCCTCTATACTATACTCAAATAGGTTGGCTGCCCTAGATCTTTAGGTACATGGGAAAAACTTCCACTTCTAAATACTGGGGGACTtttcattaaaatatatttttttttttgggagttcATGTCTTATTGTTATTGTTGTCTTCCCATGGAGCTCTAGTCGTCATGGCACAAATTTTCTTGAGAAACCATCTAACGTGAACTCAAAGCTAGATTTCGAGCCTAAAGTGTTCTGATTGCCAAAAGGTTATCATCTAAGTAAATAGTTACATGCAGGACAGAGTGTCAAGATTAAAGCCTTGTTTAATAACCTAGTTCAGCATTTAAAATTAATGGATtaagatcttaacatattcagattatttgataaccaaaaattgagcATCTGATTAATTAAGTTGCACTGAATTTCTTAAgcaaaacttgctcccaaaattaagtgataagctattcacttatcactgaatgtgatatgcactcaattgtattagatttaatacttaataattcaataatttaatggattcaaacttcagttttcagacttcaattttatcaaacgcaccctaagtCTTTTCCTTAAtcttcttttcttaattccattgttcttttctttttctgcttgaATAATCAGTAATACTTGAGTTCTTGATAAGGAGTATCACTAAAAGATGAATCAAATTACTCGATATTTGAATCGAGCATGGCTCAATAAGAGCCCGTTCATGTTTGGCTTGCTAGCTAATCAAGTTTGAATATCATTTTGTGTTTgataaactttcaaatttgaTTCGAATTCAATTTGATTAGCATATAAGTGAAATTTATATAAGAAGTTCACACTATTTGAGCTCAACTCAGAGTTCAACTCGATAAAAGCTGTTTCGAATTAGACTCAAGAAGCAAATAAGTTAagtttgaacaaaatttcaaattcatcaaaataatcaaacaaatctAAACACTAGGGTATTCGACTTGTTTAAATTCCTTTACATCCCTAAACAGGAGAGCTCTATCgggatatttttcttttcctgtttAGGTAGAAAATTTAAATAGTTATAAAATACTTTTATCAGAGGGTTGAATCAAGATTCCTTGATCGGTGACTCTTTAACTCTTTTCCCTGAGAAGAACTCTGCTAGTTGACTATGGAACTAGAGAGAGCCGCGCCACTTGGAGCTCACTGGATTTAATTAATAGCCGGGAAGTCCACCGTTGCCAGGTTACAGTTGCAGGTTCCAAAGCAACTTTTGCCTATATTGGAAAACacaaatctttttctttcttcagaTCAGCATTAGTCAAAGAGAATCATGTCCACCGATTTGAAGAAAGGTTGCTCTTCCTCGGTTCCTCCAAGCCCAGATGTTCTGGAAGAAGTAAAGAAATGCATATGAATGATTAAATAAATGGTTCTTCTATAATTCGCTGTTAGCTAAATATATACATTGCAATACTTTTGGACTTTTTCATTGGTGGAGAAGGAGCTGCTGCCTTGGTCTCGGCCACATGTCCTCTAGTCTACAGGTTTCTCTGAAGTGCGTTGCTGCTGAGATTTGGCCGGGTGCTGCAAGGCTTTTTTACTTACTTTGCATAATTTGCACTTTTTTCAGCCATAGGATCGAGGTTGGATTTGGCAATGTTGCTTAACTTAGACTTGTTCTGATTTTTTTCAGCAACAACTCACTAACTTGCTTAACACATAAATCATGGGGAAAATTTATGGAAAAAGCATGCAAAAAAACTACATAAAGTTCACTTGATTGATCTGCATAATCATGAATGTCTATAATTTTGACAGAGACCTCGACATCGATCCAAGGTTTATATATTTTCATTGGCATTAATATCAAGCATATCTAAAAGTACAGGCCTTTCCACATTCACTTTGTACAACCTGAAGAATTTCATGACTTGGTTAATTGGCCTTCTCTTCCTGGTTTGTATAGTCCTAATTTGTTTTTCCTCTTAATGATTTCCTGTTGTCTTGGATCATCAAATGCGGCAGAATTTGCCCTAAGCCTTTCCTTATTTCTGATACATGTATTTTCTTCACGTAATTGGCCGGCTAATTAGGATTCTTGAAGAGTGTTAAAgggattaataaaaaaaaataaagaacttTGCTTCCCTCTGTTTTGTCTTCAACGCCACAATAGCACATATATCAGTTGAACACAAAAGTACTCCTTTAAGAGCACGTTCTTATTGCGCTAGAATCATCACGTGTAAATCTTGAATGGGTATTCAGCCTAATGTGATTGTCATGAATCTACTAATTAAAATATTCAATCACATCCAATTTAAATTGACTGGACAAGCCTAGTATAAATAGCTAATCTCGATTACTAAACAAGTGTGCCTATTACTACTAGCCTGTtagtcaaaaaggaaaaaaaaattactaccaGCCTGACTTGCCCCAACGGGAGCCATCACCTACTATGGCCAACAAGCCCGACTCAACTTCAATAGTTAGTATGAATTCTCCAACAAGGAATTCCCGTGATGATTTATCTATGCTGGAGCAAGCAAAGAAAACAGTTAAACGCGTAATGATTGCCAAAATGGTTTCAAAGCCCGAGTCTCCTTCAATCTATCAGTAGGTGATCAGTTTAGCTATGCTGATTACTATGCACCGTGTACTAGCTAGTGTAATGTGATTTCCATCTATTTAGGTGTTAAATActgaaattttatcatttacTTGTGTGGAAAAAGCACTTGCAGAGCTAGTTGGCACCTACATATTCATATTT
This window encodes:
- the LOC113700578 gene encoding ABC transporter B family member 15-like, translated to MNCLSHRADNGTSSSDQVFSVPSFRRLLAINVPEWRQATAGCVSAMLFCAIQPSYACAMGSMISVYFLTDHKEIKQKTEVYALCFVGLALFSVFINICQHYNFASMGEHLTKRIREMMVAKMLSFEIGWFDQDENTTGVVCSRLANVVSRSLVGDRMGLLINAFSAMAIACTLGLVIAWRLALVILATQPLLIICYYGMFALLKIMSKKSIKAHEESSKLAAEAVTNIRTVTAFSCQARILHMLEKAQEGPRQESIRQSWFAGIVLGVSSSLLTLTWALDSWYGGKLIADGCLGAKALFQTLLMLISTGRCIANAGTMTSDLAAGLDAVRSVFAIQDRYSQIDLEDRKGHMPEKIIGHVELQDVVNVDFAYPARQDVIIFKGFSLTFESGKSTAVVGQSGSGKSTIISLIERFYSPLGGTVMIDGQDIKSYHLRSSRRHIALVSQEPPLFEGTIRQNLAYCASEDVNESEIIVASKAANAQDFVAALQDGYDTWCGDRGLQLSGGQKQRIAIVAILKNPAILLLDEATSALDSQSGKLLQGALEGVVVGRTSVVVAHRLSTIQCCDIIAVLDKGKVVEKGTHSSLMAKGPNGAYYSLFSLQSDRYATNNIS